One stretch of Sardina pilchardus chromosome 17, fSarPil1.1, whole genome shotgun sequence DNA includes these proteins:
- the LOC134062609 gene encoding uncharacterized protein LOC134062609 isoform X1: MTPRSCLTTSIFFYVIFSLFHDGSSITTTAATNGSITLQFRMEGRIDEILWKNKGNKMVEWDSSAEFPTEYLTFQGRTKLDIITGKVTITNLTKDDSGDYEVDVLIDETLRNEMHHVEVIDPVTEVKITCASITIFFVLSHNEDYRILFSLLSVDAVGGAKVICQRRSATMATLHCEAEGDFLSFSWSGPGLQTEMRGQTGPQITKEKDQDSVYTCVVNNPVSNSSVAYQAADCFASDAGNLQLIIGVACSAAIGVAAAAAGFGYCCYKKSTVPGPDQVTNPKAEEEDQASDPLDAGNENRPFLPSEGEDDAQGSRDEGKAAENKIGSGPDQVPNPKAEEEAQASDPSQYGSAESIIHMAREEETKMAESAGAIQPSDDETDYQDASEEPEGAQAVFKPR, from the exons ATGACTCCAAGATCATGTTTGACTACGTCGATCTTTTTCTATGTTATTTTCAGTCTGTTTCATG ATGGGTCTTCAATTACCACCACTGCTGCCACTAATGGAAGTATAACATTACAGTTCCGGATGGAGGGAAGGATAGATGAAATTCTATGGAAGAACAAAGGCAACAAAATGGTGGAGTGGGACAGCAGCGCTGAATTTCCCACTGAGTATTTAACATTCCAGGGACGGACGAAGTTGGACATAATAACTGGCAAAGTAACCATTACAAATCTAACCAAAGATGACAGTGGAGATTATGAAGTGGATGTGCTTATAGATGAAACATTAAGGAATGAAATGCACCATGTTGAAGTAATTG ACCCTGTCACTGAAGTGAAGATCACCTGTGCGTCGATAACAATATTCTTTGTTCTGTCTCATAATGAAGACTATCGCATTTTGTTTTCTCTGTTGTCTGTAGATGCTGTTGGAGGAGCAAAGGTCATCTGTCAAAGAAGAAGCGCTACTATGGCAACACTACACTGTGAAGCAGAGGGTGATTTTCTGAGTTTCAGCTGGTCAGGACCTGGACTACAGACAGAGATGAGGGGTCAGACTGGACCACAGATCACTAAGGAAAAGGACCAGGACTCAGTCTACACCTGTGTGGTGAACAACCCAGTTAGCAACAGCAGTGTAGCCTACCAAGCTGCTGATTGCTTTGCCTCAG ATGCAGGAAATCTTCAGCTCATCATAGGTGTAGCATGTTCCGCTGCTATTggggttgctgctgctgctgccgggtTTGGCTATTGTTGCTACAAGAAGTCAACAG TTCCAGGTCCAGATCAAGTAACAAACCCaaaagcagaggaggaagatCAAGCCAGTGACCCACTGGACGCTGGGAATGAAAACAGACCATTCCTGCCTTCAGAAGGTGAAGATGATGCTCAAGGCTCAAGAGATGAAGGAAAGGCTGCAGAGAACAAAATAGGTTCAGGCCCAGATCAAGTACCAAACCCAAAAGCAGAGGAGGAAGCTCAAGCCAGTGACCCATCACAGTATGGATCAGCAGAAAGCATCATACATATGGCGCGGGAAGAGGAAACGAAGATGGCAGAGAGTGCAGGTGCTATCCAGCCTTCAGATGATGAGACAGATTACCAAGATGCATCAGAAGAACCTGAAGGTGCTCAAGCAGTCTTCAAACCCAGGTGA
- the LOC134062609 gene encoding uncharacterized protein LOC134062609 isoform X2: MEGRIDEILWKNKGNKMVEWDSSAEFPTEYLTFQGRTKLDIITGKVTITNLTKDDSGDYEVDVLIDETLRNEMHHVEVIDPVTEVKITCASITIFFVLSHNEDYRILFSLLSVDAVGGAKVICQRRSATMATLHCEAEGDFLSFSWSGPGLQTEMRGQTGPQITKEKDQDSVYTCVVNNPVSNSSVAYQAADCFASDAGNLQLIIGVACSAAIGVAAAAAGFGYCCYKKSTVPGPDQVTNPKAEEEDQASDPLDAGNENRPFLPSEGEDDAQGSRDEGKAAENKIGSGPDQVPNPKAEEEAQASDPSQYGSAESIIHMAREEETKMAESAGAIQPSDDETDYQDASEEPEGAQAVFKPR, from the exons ATGGAGGGAAGGATAGATGAAATTCTATGGAAGAACAAAGGCAACAAAATGGTGGAGTGGGACAGCAGCGCTGAATTTCCCACTGAGTATTTAACATTCCAGGGACGGACGAAGTTGGACATAATAACTGGCAAAGTAACCATTACAAATCTAACCAAAGATGACAGTGGAGATTATGAAGTGGATGTGCTTATAGATGAAACATTAAGGAATGAAATGCACCATGTTGAAGTAATTG ACCCTGTCACTGAAGTGAAGATCACCTGTGCGTCGATAACAATATTCTTTGTTCTGTCTCATAATGAAGACTATCGCATTTTGTTTTCTCTGTTGTCTGTAGATGCTGTTGGAGGAGCAAAGGTCATCTGTCAAAGAAGAAGCGCTACTATGGCAACACTACACTGTGAAGCAGAGGGTGATTTTCTGAGTTTCAGCTGGTCAGGACCTGGACTACAGACAGAGATGAGGGGTCAGACTGGACCACAGATCACTAAGGAAAAGGACCAGGACTCAGTCTACACCTGTGTGGTGAACAACCCAGTTAGCAACAGCAGTGTAGCCTACCAAGCTGCTGATTGCTTTGCCTCAG ATGCAGGAAATCTTCAGCTCATCATAGGTGTAGCATGTTCCGCTGCTATTggggttgctgctgctgctgccgggtTTGGCTATTGTTGCTACAAGAAGTCAACAG TTCCAGGTCCAGATCAAGTAACAAACCCaaaagcagaggaggaagatCAAGCCAGTGACCCACTGGACGCTGGGAATGAAAACAGACCATTCCTGCCTTCAGAAGGTGAAGATGATGCTCAAGGCTCAAGAGATGAAGGAAAGGCTGCAGAGAACAAAATAGGTTCAGGCCCAGATCAAGTACCAAACCCAAAAGCAGAGGAGGAAGCTCAAGCCAGTGACCCATCACAGTATGGATCAGCAGAAAGCATCATACATATGGCGCGGGAAGAGGAAACGAAGATGGCAGAGAGTGCAGGTGCTATCCAGCCTTCAGATGATGAGACAGATTACCAAGATGCATCAGAAGAACCTGAAGGTGCTCAAGCAGTCTTCAAACCCAGGTGA